The Bacteroidales bacterium DNA segment GAAGAAGAGCATTACAAAAAGGTTGCTGCAGAGTTGGGCATCTTAAATAAAGGAGATGGAAAATATGTGAAATATTGCCGTCATCCACTGGTATATTTGGTTGAGGCTGCCGATGATATTTGTTATCAGATTATGGATATTGAGGACTCTCACAAACTAAAAATCCTCACAACCAACCAAACAAAAGAGTATCTGTTGGCTTTCTTTGAAGGTGAGGGGTTAAAACACGTGGAGAATATTTTATCAATGGTTGAGGATAAAAACGAGCAGATTGCATATTTACGTTCATCAATTGTGGGATTGCTGGTTGATGAGTGCTCTAAAGCATTTATTACTCACGAAGATGAGATATTACGAGGTGAGTGTACCAAACCGCTTATTGATATGATTTCGGAGACTCCTCGCAGAGCATACGAGGCTTGTTCTAAGATGGCATACGAAAAGATATATAACTACTCGGGTGTATTAGATATAGAGTTGGCTGGTAACCAAATTGTAAATATGTTATTGGAGCGTTTGGTTGATGCAGTACTGCACCCCGATAAATCATACTCTAAACTGCTGTTGGCAAAAGTACCTCAACAGTACGATATGAGAGCCAAAGATATTCCATCGCGTATTCAGGCGGTAACCGATTATATTTCGGGGATGACAGACGTTTATGCTTTGGATTTGTATCAAAAACTAAACGGAATGAGTTTGCCAGTAATTTAGTTGTTAATTGTCGGTTACACCGCCCCTATGGGGTAGTTGTTAGTTGTTAGAAGATGAAAGAATTTATATTAACAGAACAGGAGAGCGAACGCACCGTACTGGTGGGTTTGGTTACTCCACAACAAAATGAGGCTAAGGTAAATGAGTACCTCGATGAACTTGCCTTTCTTGCTGACACTGCGGGAGCAGTGCCAGTAAAAAACTTTATACAAAAGTTAGACTATCCAAACCCGGTAACCTTTGTTGGTAAAGGTAAGTTGGAGGAGATACGCCAATACGTTGAAGAGAATGAAATTGGTTTGGTGATATTTGATGATGAACTATCGCCCAAGCAGTTGAAAAACATTGAAGAGGCTTTGAAGGTTAAAATTCTTGACCGCACCTCTTTGATATTAGATATTTTTGCAAAACGAGCACAAACTGCCCACGCTAAAACACAAGTTGAGTTGGCTCAGTATCAATATCTGCTACCTCGCTTAACAAGGTTGTGGACACACCTTGAGCGTCAACGTGGAGGTATTGGTATGCGTGGGCCCGGAGAGACTCAGATTGAGACCGACCGCCGTATAGTTCTTGACAAGATATCGCATCTTAAGGAGGAGTTGAAACTGATTGATAAACAAAAATCGGTACAACGTAAAAACAGAGGTAAGATGGTGCGTGTGGCTCTTGTAGGATATACCAATGTAGGGAAATCAACATTAATGAACTTGTTGTGTAAATCTGATGTGTTTGCTGAAAACAAACTATTTGCAACTCTCGACACAACAGTGCGTAAGATGATTATTGAGAACTTACCTTTCTTGATGAGCGACACAGTAGGTTTTATTCGCAAACTCCCCACAAACCTTATTGAGTCTTTTAAATCGACTCTTGATGAGGTACGAGAGGCTGATATTCTTTTACATGTAGTAGATATATCACACCCTGCATTTGAAGAGCAAATTGAGGTGGTTGAGAAGACTATTGCAGATATATGTAAGGATGGAGAGCAAAAGCCTGTGATATTGGTATTCAACAAGATTGATGCCTTCACTTACGTACAAAAAGATGAAGATGACCTATCTCCTCGCACTCGTGAGAATATATCGCTTGATGAACTAAAGGCTACATATATGTCGCGAATGGGAGATAACTGCATATTCATTTCGGCAGTGGAGCGTAGTAACATAGAGGAGTTAAAAATGTTGATGTATCAAAAGGTAAAAGAGATACATGTAAAACGTTTCCCATACAACGACTTCCTCTACTACCAATACGATGAGAGCGGAGAGACTTTATAGAGAGTTACGCTATGATAAAACTCGCAACACCTGACGGCTCCAATACAGTACTATTACATGCCTGTTGTGCTCCATGTTCATCGGCAATAATAGAGGCAATGTTGGCAAACAACATAACCCCTGTTATATACTTTTTCAACCCCAATATATATCCAGAGGAGGAGTACTTGAAACGTAAAAGAGAAATTGAGAATTATGCTCAGAGATTAGGATTAGAGATTGTTGATGCTGATTACGATTATGAAGCATGGCGAGAGGGTACTTGCGGAATGGAAAACTTACCTGAGAGAAGTAGCAGATGTATGTACTGCTTTAAAATGCGACTACTGCAAACTGCTCGATATGCAGCAGAGCGAGGAATAAAATATTTTACCACAACACTTGCCTCTTCGCGATGGAAAGATTTCAACCAAATTATTGAGGCTGGTCGTTACGCAACCTCACAAGTTGAAGGAGTTGAGTTTTGGGATCAAAACTGGCGAAAAGGAGGGTTATATGAACGTCGCAACCAACTTCTAAAAATAGAGAACTTTTATAACCAGCAATACTGCGGTTGTGAATATAGTGCCAAGAGAGTTGTTAGTTAACAAGCATTCGCTTGTTGAACTTGCTATACTTAAAGTCATTAATATTTTTAGTTTCACTAATACAAAAAAAATAGGCAATCCAAAGATTGCCTATTTTTCTGTTCTATTGATAAAGCATTATGCTTTTTTCTCAACAATTCTTCTCTCTTTAATACGAGCTTTTTTACCTGTAAGGGCACGCAAGTAATAAAGTTTTGAACGACGTACTTTACCGAATTTGTTAACTACAATACTTTCGATAAATGGTGAGTCCATTGGGAATATTCTCTCAACACCTACGTTGTCTGACA contains these protein-coding regions:
- the dgt gene encoding dNTP triphosphohydrolase; this translates as MDWGRLLSSKRFGLEDYDDDKHHNRTRFQRDYDRLIFSAPFRRLQNKTQVFPLPGSVFVHNRLTHSLEVSSVGRSLGSNIASHIEENTTDEELLRKLPGIPDIVATACLAHDMGNPPFGHSGEMAIGSFFSEGKGLDLKGIIGDRLWCDLSHFEGNANAFRLLTHHFNGRRKGGFALTYSTLASIVKYPYESALAGTKGKFGFFVSEEEHYKKVAAELGILNKGDGKYVKYCRHPLVYLVEAADDICYQIMDIEDSHKLKILTTNQTKEYLLAFFEGEGLKHVENILSMVEDKNEQIAYLRSSIVGLLVDECSKAFITHEDEILRGECTKPLIDMISETPRRAYEACSKMAYEKIYNYSGVLDIELAGNQIVNMLLERLVDAVLHPDKSYSKLLLAKVPQQYDMRAKDIPSRIQAVTDYISGMTDVYALDLYQKLNGMSLPVI
- the hflX gene encoding GTPase HflX, producing the protein MKEFILTEQESERTVLVGLVTPQQNEAKVNEYLDELAFLADTAGAVPVKNFIQKLDYPNPVTFVGKGKLEEIRQYVEENEIGLVIFDDELSPKQLKNIEEALKVKILDRTSLILDIFAKRAQTAHAKTQVELAQYQYLLPRLTRLWTHLERQRGGIGMRGPGETQIETDRRIVLDKISHLKEELKLIDKQKSVQRKNRGKMVRVALVGYTNVGKSTLMNLLCKSDVFAENKLFATLDTTVRKMIIENLPFLMSDTVGFIRKLPTNLIESFKSTLDEVREADILLHVVDISHPAFEEQIEVVEKTIADICKDGEQKPVILVFNKIDAFTYVQKDEDDLSPRTRENISLDELKATYMSRMGDNCIFISAVERSNIEELKMLMYQKVKEIHVKRFPYNDFLYYQYDESGETL
- a CDS encoding epoxyqueuosine reductase QueH produces the protein MIKLATPDGSNTVLLHACCAPCSSAIIEAMLANNITPVIYFFNPNIYPEEEYLKRKREIENYAQRLGLEIVDADYDYEAWREGTCGMENLPERSSRCMYCFKMRLLQTARYAAERGIKYFTTTLASSRWKDFNQIIEAGRYATSQVEGVEFWDQNWRKGGLYERRNQLLKIENFYNQQYCGCEYSAKRVVS